The Magnolia sinica isolate HGM2019 chromosome 10, MsV1, whole genome shotgun sequence genome includes a window with the following:
- the LOC131216937 gene encoding Golgi SNAP receptor complex member 1-1 produces the protein MDSHGSWDSLRNQARKLEAQLDEQMNSYRKLVASATKVDGSENDLESGIDRLLKQLKQVISQMQAWVSSGGSEIFSHTLTRHQEILQDITQEFQRLRSSLRAKLEHASLLQDFREFDHARMDIEANGDFEGRALLKEQAAISRSTGQMDTVISHAQATLGSLVLQRSTFSGITSKISNVSSRLPTVNHILSSIKRKKSMDTIILSLVASVCTFLILIYWLTK, from the exons GCAAGGAAACTTGAAGCACAATTGGATGAACAGATGAATTCATATCGTAAATTGGTTGCTTCTGCTACAAAAGTCGATGGTTCAGAGAATGATCTTGAATCTGGTATAGATCGATTACTGAAACAACTTAAGCAAGTAATTTCCCAGATGCAAGCATGGGTATCATCAGGGGGCTCAGAAATTTTTTCTCATACCTTGACTCGGCATCAGGAGATTCTACAAGATATTACTCAG GAGTTTCAGAGGCTTCGGTCTAGCCTTAGAGCTAAGCTAGAGCATGCATCACTCCTTCaagattttagggagtttgatcaCGCACGAATGGACATAGAAGCGAATGGTGATTTTGAAGGAAGAGCTCTCCTTAAAGAACAAGCAGCTATAAGCAGAAGTACAGGACAG ATGGATACAGTGATCTCCCATGCTCAGGCCACACTTGGGTCACTCGTTCTTCAACGTTCCACATTCAGTGGCATCACTTCAAAGATAAGCAATGTCAGCAGCCGTCTCCCCACG GTAAACCATATTCTGTcatcaattaaaaggaaaaagtctATGGACACTATCATCCTTTCCCTTGTTGCTTCTGTATGCACATTTCTCATTCTGATTTACTGGTTGACGAAGTAA